Proteins co-encoded in one Paracrocinitomix mangrovi genomic window:
- a CDS encoding GIY-YIG nuclease family protein, translating to MPVTHGVASSSLVRTANKKSSYGWEARKTRSACVSGFLFLSQMTFYVYILYSEKFDKFYIGQTNNLSNRLKRHNEGQVLSTKHYNPWQIAWFCEKESRSESMILEKKLKNLNRKRLLEFISKYS from the coding sequence ATGCCTGTCACGCATGGGGTCGCGAGTTCGAGTCTCGTCCGGACCGCCAACAAGAAATCCTCCTATGGCTGGGAGGCTAGAAAAACCCGAAGCGCTTGCGTTTCGGGTTTTTTGTTTTTATCACAAATGACTTTTTACGTTTACATATTGTATTCCGAAAAATTTGACAAATTCTACATTGGTCAGACAAATAACCTGTCAAATAGGTTAAAAAGACACAATGAAGGTCAAGTGCTGTCTACAAAACATTACAATCCTTGGCAAATAGCCTGGTTTTGCGAAAAAGAGTCACGAAGTGAATCTATGATCCTGGAGAAAAAACTCAAGAATTTAAATCGGAAAAGATTATTAGAATTTATATCAAAATATAGTTAA